One genomic region from Mytilus trossulus isolate FHL-02 chromosome 9, PNRI_Mtr1.1.1.hap1, whole genome shotgun sequence encodes:
- the LOC134684752 gene encoding cytosolic non-specific dipeptidase-like — MVILKCWQFSISIIILGVEGAFSGAGAKTVIPCKVIGKFSIRLVPDQLPEEVEKKVKAHIDNVVKKQGSPNKVSLSMGHGGKPWVSDFNDPNYVAGRNAMKIVFGVEPDLTREGGSIPVTLTFQEATGQNVMLLPIGASDDGAHSQNEKIDRKNYINGAKVLGAYIKELAKLS, encoded by the exons ATggtcattttgaaatgttgGCAG ttttcaatatCTATTATAATTCTAGGAGTTGAGGGAGCTTTTTCTGGAGCAGGAGCAAAAACTGTGATTCCATGTAAAGTAATTGGAAAGTTCTCTATCAGACTTGTACCAGATCAATTACCAGAGGAAGTAGAAAAGAAAGTTAAAGCACATATTGATAATGTTGTTAAAAAACAAGGAAGTCCCAACAAAGTCAG TCTATCAATGGGCCATGGAGGAAAGCCATGGGTTAGTGACTTTAACGATCCTAACTATGTAGCTGGTAGAAATGCAATGAAAATAG TTTTTGGAGTTGAACCTGATTTAACAAGAGAAGGTGGAAGCATacctgtgaccttgaccttccAAGAAGCAACTGGCCAAAATGTGATGTTGTTACCTATTGGGGCCTCAGATGATGGTGCTCATTCACAAAACGAGAAAATTGacagaaaaaattatataaatggg GCTAAAGTGTTGGGAGCATATATCAAAGAGTTAGCAAAATTGTCATGA